One window from the genome of Bubalus kerabau isolate K-KA32 ecotype Philippines breed swamp buffalo chromosome 17, PCC_UOA_SB_1v2, whole genome shotgun sequence encodes:
- the TERB1 gene encoding telomere repeats-binding bouquet formation protein 1 isoform X10 has translation MSGELENPGLRGKGPRDHLCSSKGVSSSYLEVKTDLNLLLECLKYQMDNAFSQKEALVTIHSICQQNSNAGLYFREIGGLMFVKNLAKSSEHSMVKEAALYTLGAVAEQNVYCQQTLCTSELFEDLTWFLSNSDSNTNLKRMSVYVILVLVSNNRTGQTLVRETGCISVLLQLFKTVLSKYELNLSDESAFQSYQLWSSVCSTLCVCVNNPQNDENQMLCCSLFTHANDWLINCMKAEIIRPICSFIGLTLANNTYVQKYFISVGGLDVLSQVLVQLESDSHKTPFSAKLAVVVTKTVDACIADNPTFGVVLSKYHIVSKLLALLLLDSLDSGEKFSVILTLGHCTEDCEENQYDFFKNNGLPLMIQALTESQSEELNKAATFVLHNCKKITEKLSLSLGEYSFDKNEEHLKDINMKEKNLEDYWKKAKEILHRIEELETEGNEENIKGENYKNNVSSVNINIQDTLKHLHADSSGGVPKAEDKDKSQARKLHGSKSHKVMSKACTNDDQVKMVLRSANPVNACYRESGKNKTLCTANSSCKQNLCEETTSEKKNFVSQSRDHIFKHPTPIAQNTKQHLPVTDPFTLCSDIINKEVISFLETDSCSKMLRYRCSEILLTPRRRRQLSSESTTPGRITRTEGCGPCSQIPQADQMPQACGSLIGRRLVSF, from the exons ATGTCTGGG GAGTTGGAGAACCCTGGACTAAGAGGGAAAGGCCCGAGGGACCACCTATGCTCTTCAAAAGGAGTTTCCTCCAGCTATTTAG AAGTGAAGACTGACCTGAACTTATTATTGGAGTGTCTGAAGTATCAAATGGACAATGCTTTTTCACAAAAGGAAGCTTTGGTTACTATTCATTCAATTTGCCAACAAAACA GTAATGCAGGTCTTTATTTTCGGGAAATTGGTGGTTTGATGTTTGTGAAAAATCTTGCAAAGTCAAGTGAACATAGTATGGTAAAAGAAGCAGCCTTATATACATTAGGAGCTGTTGCAGAGCAAAATG TTTACTGTCAGCAGACTTTGTGTACTTCAGAATTGTTTGAAGACTTAACTTGGTTCTTATCTAACAGTGATTCAAACacaaatttgaaaagaatgtCTGTTTATGTTATTTTGGTTCTGGTTTCAAATAACA GGACTGGACAGACACTTGTGAGAGAAACAGGTTGTATTTCAGTTCTATTACAGTTGTTCAA GACTGTTCTTTCAAAATATGAGTTGAATTTGTCAGATGAAAGTGCTTTTCAGAGTTATCAGTTATGGTCTTCAGTGTGTAGtactctgtgtgtctgtgtcaacAATCCTCAAAATG ATGAAAATCAAATGCTTTGCTGCTCACTTTTTACACATGCTAATGACTGGCTGATAAATTGCATGAAAGCTGAGATAATTCGCCCTATTTGCTCATTTATTGGACTCACTCTTGCAAATAACA CTTATGTTCAGAAATACTTTATATCTGTGGGTGGACTGGATGTATTGTCTCAAGTTCTTGTGCAGCTGGAATCTGATTCACACAAGACTCCTTTCAGTGCTAAACTTGCAGTGGTGGTGACAAAGACAGTGGATGCATGCATTGCTGATAATC cTACTTTTGGTGTTGTATTATCCAAGTACCACATTGTTTCAAAACTTCTGGCATTGCTGCTTCTTGACAGCCTGGATTCAGGAGAAAAATTTAGTGTCATACTTACTCTTGGTCATTGTACAGAGGATTGTG AGGAAAATCagtatgacttttttaaaaacaatggccTTCCACTCATGATACAAGCCTTAACTGAATCTCAGAGTGAGGAACTAAACAAAGCTGCCACTTTCGTGCTTCACAACTGCAAAAAAATTA CTGAGAAGTTATCTCTAAGTCTAGGAGAATATTCTTTTGATAAAAATGAAGAGCATTTAAAGGACATAAATATGAAAGAGAAGAATCTTGAAGATTActggaagaaagcaaaggaaatttTACACAGAATAGAAGAACttgaaacagaaggaaatgag gaaaatataaaagGAGAGAATTATAAGAATAATGTTTCATCTGTGAACATAAATATTCAAGATACACTGAAACACCTCCATGCAGATAGCAGCGGTGGTGTTCCCAAAGCAGAGGATAAAGATAAAAGCCAGGCTAGAAAGCTACATGGTTCTAAGTCCCATAAAGTCATGTCTAAAGCATGTACAAATGATGATCAAGTGAAGATGGTGTTACGGAGTGCAAATCCAGTTAATGCTTGTTATAGGGAGAGTGGGAAAAATAAGACTTTATGTACAGCCAATTCAAGCTGCAAACAAAACCTATGTGAAGAAACAACTTCTGAAAAAAAGAACTTTGTTTCTCAGTCAAG AGACCATATTTTTAAACACCCAACTCCTATTGCCCAAAACACAAAGCAACACTTACCAGTAACAG atCCATTTACATTATGTTCAGATATAATAAATAAAGAAGTCATCAGTTTTCTAGAAACAGACAGTTGTTCCAAAATGTTGAGGTATAGATGCTCag AAATTCTGCTGACCCCACGTAGAAGACGTCAACTCAGTAGTGAATCTACTACCCCTGGAAGAATAA
- the TERB1 gene encoding telomere repeats-binding bouquet formation protein 1 isoform X7, with protein sequence MSGELENPGLRGKGPRDHLCSSKGVSSSYLEVKTDLNLLLECLKYQMDNAFSQKEALVTIHSICQQNSNAGLYFREIGGLMFVKNLAKSSEHSMVKEAALYTLGAVAEQNVYCQQTLCTSELFEDLTWFLSNSDSNTNLKRMSVYVILVLVSNNRTGQTLVRETGCISVLLQLFKTVLSKYELNLSDESAFQSYQLWSSVCSTLCVCVNNPQNDENQMLCCSLFTHANDWLINCMKAEIIRPICSFIGLTLANNTYVQKYFISVGGLDVLSQVLVQLESDSHKTPFSAKLAVVVTKTVDACIADNPTFGVVLSKYHIVSKLLALLLLDSLDSGEKFSVILTLGHCTEDCEENQYDFFKNNGLPLMIQALTESQSEELNKAATFVLHNCKKITEKLSLSLGEYSFDKNEEHLKDINMKEKNLEDYWKKAKEILHRIEELETEGNEENIKGENYKNNVSSVNINIQDTLKHLHADSSGGVPKAEDKDKSQARKLHGSKSHKVMSKACTNDDQVKMVLRSANPVNACYRESGKNKTLCTANSSCKQNLCEETTSEKKNFVSQSRDHIFKHPTPIAQNTKQHLPVTDPFTLCSDIINKEVISFLETDSCSKMLRYRCSEILLTPRRRRQLSSESTTPGRIKKRRIRKNFTKEEINYLFNGVKKMGNHWNLILWSFPFQQGRKAVDLAHKYHRLTKCPKHVAP encoded by the exons ATGTCTGGG GAGTTGGAGAACCCTGGACTAAGAGGGAAAGGCCCGAGGGACCACCTATGCTCTTCAAAAGGAGTTTCCTCCAGCTATTTAG AAGTGAAGACTGACCTGAACTTATTATTGGAGTGTCTGAAGTATCAAATGGACAATGCTTTTTCACAAAAGGAAGCTTTGGTTACTATTCATTCAATTTGCCAACAAAACA GTAATGCAGGTCTTTATTTTCGGGAAATTGGTGGTTTGATGTTTGTGAAAAATCTTGCAAAGTCAAGTGAACATAGTATGGTAAAAGAAGCAGCCTTATATACATTAGGAGCTGTTGCAGAGCAAAATG TTTACTGTCAGCAGACTTTGTGTACTTCAGAATTGTTTGAAGACTTAACTTGGTTCTTATCTAACAGTGATTCAAACacaaatttgaaaagaatgtCTGTTTATGTTATTTTGGTTCTGGTTTCAAATAACA GGACTGGACAGACACTTGTGAGAGAAACAGGTTGTATTTCAGTTCTATTACAGTTGTTCAA GACTGTTCTTTCAAAATATGAGTTGAATTTGTCAGATGAAAGTGCTTTTCAGAGTTATCAGTTATGGTCTTCAGTGTGTAGtactctgtgtgtctgtgtcaacAATCCTCAAAATG ATGAAAATCAAATGCTTTGCTGCTCACTTTTTACACATGCTAATGACTGGCTGATAAATTGCATGAAAGCTGAGATAATTCGCCCTATTTGCTCATTTATTGGACTCACTCTTGCAAATAACA CTTATGTTCAGAAATACTTTATATCTGTGGGTGGACTGGATGTATTGTCTCAAGTTCTTGTGCAGCTGGAATCTGATTCACACAAGACTCCTTTCAGTGCTAAACTTGCAGTGGTGGTGACAAAGACAGTGGATGCATGCATTGCTGATAATC cTACTTTTGGTGTTGTATTATCCAAGTACCACATTGTTTCAAAACTTCTGGCATTGCTGCTTCTTGACAGCCTGGATTCAGGAGAAAAATTTAGTGTCATACTTACTCTTGGTCATTGTACAGAGGATTGTG AGGAAAATCagtatgacttttttaaaaacaatggccTTCCACTCATGATACAAGCCTTAACTGAATCTCAGAGTGAGGAACTAAACAAAGCTGCCACTTTCGTGCTTCACAACTGCAAAAAAATTA CTGAGAAGTTATCTCTAAGTCTAGGAGAATATTCTTTTGATAAAAATGAAGAGCATTTAAAGGACATAAATATGAAAGAGAAGAATCTTGAAGATTActggaagaaagcaaaggaaatttTACACAGAATAGAAGAACttgaaacagaaggaaatgag gaaaatataaaagGAGAGAATTATAAGAATAATGTTTCATCTGTGAACATAAATATTCAAGATACACTGAAACACCTCCATGCAGATAGCAGCGGTGGTGTTCCCAAAGCAGAGGATAAAGATAAAAGCCAGGCTAGAAAGCTACATGGTTCTAAGTCCCATAAAGTCATGTCTAAAGCATGTACAAATGATGATCAAGTGAAGATGGTGTTACGGAGTGCAAATCCAGTTAATGCTTGTTATAGGGAGAGTGGGAAAAATAAGACTTTATGTACAGCCAATTCAAGCTGCAAACAAAACCTATGTGAAGAAACAACTTCTGAAAAAAAGAACTTTGTTTCTCAGTCAAG AGACCATATTTTTAAACACCCAACTCCTATTGCCCAAAACACAAAGCAACACTTACCAGTAACAG atCCATTTACATTATGTTCAGATATAATAAATAAAGAAGTCATCAGTTTTCTAGAAACAGACAGTTGTTCCAAAATGTTGAGGTATAGATGCTCag AAATTCTGCTGACCCCACGTAGAAGACGTCAACTCAGTAGTGAATCTACTACCCCTGGAAGAATAA
- the TERB1 gene encoding telomere repeats-binding bouquet formation protein 1 isoform X3 — MSGELENPGLRGKGPRDHLCSSKGVSSSYLEVKTDLNLLLECLKYQMDNAFSQKEALVTIHSICQQNSNAGLYFREIGGLMFVKNLAKSSEHSMVKEAALYTLGAVAEQNVYCQQTLCTSELFEDLTWFLSNSDSNTNLKRMSVYVILVLVSNNRTGQTLVRETGCISVLLQLFKTVLSKYELNLSDESAFQSYQLWSSVCSTLCVCVNNPQNDENQMLCCSLFTHANDWLINCMKAEIIRPICSFIGLTLANNTYVQKYFISVGGLDVLSQVLVQLESDSHKTPFSAKLAVVVTKTVDACIADNPTFGVVLSKYHIVSKLLALLLLDSLDSGEKFSVILTLGHCTEDCEENQYDFFKNNGLPLMIQALTESQSEELNKAATFVLHNCKKITEKLSLSLGEYSFDKNEEHLKDINMKEKNLEDYWKKAKEILHRIEELETEGNEENIKGENYKNNVSSVNINIQDTLKHLHADSSGGVPKAEDKDKSQARKLHGSKSHKVMSKACTNDDQVKMVLRSANPVNACYRESGKNKTLCTANSSCKQNLCEETTSEKKNFVSQSRDHIFKHPTPIAQNTKQHLPVTDPFTLCSDIINKEVISFLETDSCSKMLRYRCSGCIAVGKSLNSRNFSKLLHCCPYQCDRHKVIVEAEDRYKSELRKSLICNKKILLTPRRRRQLSSESTTPGRIIMEPFGKTVAVRQQGRKAVDLAHKYHRLTKCPKHVAP, encoded by the exons ATGTCTGGG GAGTTGGAGAACCCTGGACTAAGAGGGAAAGGCCCGAGGGACCACCTATGCTCTTCAAAAGGAGTTTCCTCCAGCTATTTAG AAGTGAAGACTGACCTGAACTTATTATTGGAGTGTCTGAAGTATCAAATGGACAATGCTTTTTCACAAAAGGAAGCTTTGGTTACTATTCATTCAATTTGCCAACAAAACA GTAATGCAGGTCTTTATTTTCGGGAAATTGGTGGTTTGATGTTTGTGAAAAATCTTGCAAAGTCAAGTGAACATAGTATGGTAAAAGAAGCAGCCTTATATACATTAGGAGCTGTTGCAGAGCAAAATG TTTACTGTCAGCAGACTTTGTGTACTTCAGAATTGTTTGAAGACTTAACTTGGTTCTTATCTAACAGTGATTCAAACacaaatttgaaaagaatgtCTGTTTATGTTATTTTGGTTCTGGTTTCAAATAACA GGACTGGACAGACACTTGTGAGAGAAACAGGTTGTATTTCAGTTCTATTACAGTTGTTCAA GACTGTTCTTTCAAAATATGAGTTGAATTTGTCAGATGAAAGTGCTTTTCAGAGTTATCAGTTATGGTCTTCAGTGTGTAGtactctgtgtgtctgtgtcaacAATCCTCAAAATG ATGAAAATCAAATGCTTTGCTGCTCACTTTTTACACATGCTAATGACTGGCTGATAAATTGCATGAAAGCTGAGATAATTCGCCCTATTTGCTCATTTATTGGACTCACTCTTGCAAATAACA CTTATGTTCAGAAATACTTTATATCTGTGGGTGGACTGGATGTATTGTCTCAAGTTCTTGTGCAGCTGGAATCTGATTCACACAAGACTCCTTTCAGTGCTAAACTTGCAGTGGTGGTGACAAAGACAGTGGATGCATGCATTGCTGATAATC cTACTTTTGGTGTTGTATTATCCAAGTACCACATTGTTTCAAAACTTCTGGCATTGCTGCTTCTTGACAGCCTGGATTCAGGAGAAAAATTTAGTGTCATACTTACTCTTGGTCATTGTACAGAGGATTGTG AGGAAAATCagtatgacttttttaaaaacaatggccTTCCACTCATGATACAAGCCTTAACTGAATCTCAGAGTGAGGAACTAAACAAAGCTGCCACTTTCGTGCTTCACAACTGCAAAAAAATTA CTGAGAAGTTATCTCTAAGTCTAGGAGAATATTCTTTTGATAAAAATGAAGAGCATTTAAAGGACATAAATATGAAAGAGAAGAATCTTGAAGATTActggaagaaagcaaaggaaatttTACACAGAATAGAAGAACttgaaacagaaggaaatgag gaaaatataaaagGAGAGAATTATAAGAATAATGTTTCATCTGTGAACATAAATATTCAAGATACACTGAAACACCTCCATGCAGATAGCAGCGGTGGTGTTCCCAAAGCAGAGGATAAAGATAAAAGCCAGGCTAGAAAGCTACATGGTTCTAAGTCCCATAAAGTCATGTCTAAAGCATGTACAAATGATGATCAAGTGAAGATGGTGTTACGGAGTGCAAATCCAGTTAATGCTTGTTATAGGGAGAGTGGGAAAAATAAGACTTTATGTACAGCCAATTCAAGCTGCAAACAAAACCTATGTGAAGAAACAACTTCTGAAAAAAAGAACTTTGTTTCTCAGTCAAG AGACCATATTTTTAAACACCCAACTCCTATTGCCCAAAACACAAAGCAACACTTACCAGTAACAG atCCATTTACATTATGTTCAGATATAATAAATAAAGAAGTCATCAGTTTTCTAGAAACAGACAGTTGTTCCAAAATGTTGAGGTATAGATGCTCag gttGCATAGCAGTAGGAAAATCCCTGAATAGTCGAAATTTTAGCAAGCTCTTGCACTGTTGCCCATACCAATGTGATCGTCACAAAGTCATTGTGGAAGCTGAAGACAGATATAAAAGTGAACTAAGGAAATCACTTATCTGTAACAAAA AAATTCTGCTGACCCCACGTAGAAGACGTCAACTCAGTAGTGAATCTACTACCCCTGGAAGAATAA
- the TERB1 gene encoding telomere repeats-binding bouquet formation protein 1 isoform X11 produces MSGELENPGLRGKGPRDHLCSSKGVSSSYLEVKTDLNLLLECLKYQMDNAFSQKEALVTIHSICQQNSNAGLYFREIGGLMFVKNLAKSSEHSMVKEAALYTLGAVAEQNVYCQQTLCTSELFEDLTWFLSNSDSNTNLKRMSVYVILVLVSNNRTGQTLVRETGCISVLLQLFKTVLSKYELNLSDESAFQSYQLWSSVCSTLCVCVNNPQNDENQMLCCSLFTHANDWLINCMKAEIIRPICSFIGLTLANNTYVQKYFISVGGLDVLSQVLVQLESDSHKTPFSAKLAVVVTKTVDACIADNPTFGVVLSKYHIVSKLLALLLLDSLDSGEKFSVILTLGHCTEDCEENQYDFFKNNGLPLMIQALTESQSEELNKAATFVLHNCKKITEKLSLSLGEYSFDKNEEHLKDINMKEKNLEDYWKKAKEILHRIEELETEGNEENIKGENYKNNVSSVNINIQDTLKHLHADSSGGVPKAEDKDKSQARKLHGSKSHKVMSKACTNDDQVKMVLRSANPVNACYRESGKNKTLCTANSSCKQNLCEETTSEKKNFVSQSRDHIFKHPTPIAQNTKQHLPVTDPFTLCSDIINKEVISFLETDSCSKMLRYRCSEILLTPRRRRQLSSESTTPGRIIMEPFGKTVAVRQRKEEFVKTLPKKK; encoded by the exons ATGTCTGGG GAGTTGGAGAACCCTGGACTAAGAGGGAAAGGCCCGAGGGACCACCTATGCTCTTCAAAAGGAGTTTCCTCCAGCTATTTAG AAGTGAAGACTGACCTGAACTTATTATTGGAGTGTCTGAAGTATCAAATGGACAATGCTTTTTCACAAAAGGAAGCTTTGGTTACTATTCATTCAATTTGCCAACAAAACA GTAATGCAGGTCTTTATTTTCGGGAAATTGGTGGTTTGATGTTTGTGAAAAATCTTGCAAAGTCAAGTGAACATAGTATGGTAAAAGAAGCAGCCTTATATACATTAGGAGCTGTTGCAGAGCAAAATG TTTACTGTCAGCAGACTTTGTGTACTTCAGAATTGTTTGAAGACTTAACTTGGTTCTTATCTAACAGTGATTCAAACacaaatttgaaaagaatgtCTGTTTATGTTATTTTGGTTCTGGTTTCAAATAACA GGACTGGACAGACACTTGTGAGAGAAACAGGTTGTATTTCAGTTCTATTACAGTTGTTCAA GACTGTTCTTTCAAAATATGAGTTGAATTTGTCAGATGAAAGTGCTTTTCAGAGTTATCAGTTATGGTCTTCAGTGTGTAGtactctgtgtgtctgtgtcaacAATCCTCAAAATG ATGAAAATCAAATGCTTTGCTGCTCACTTTTTACACATGCTAATGACTGGCTGATAAATTGCATGAAAGCTGAGATAATTCGCCCTATTTGCTCATTTATTGGACTCACTCTTGCAAATAACA CTTATGTTCAGAAATACTTTATATCTGTGGGTGGACTGGATGTATTGTCTCAAGTTCTTGTGCAGCTGGAATCTGATTCACACAAGACTCCTTTCAGTGCTAAACTTGCAGTGGTGGTGACAAAGACAGTGGATGCATGCATTGCTGATAATC cTACTTTTGGTGTTGTATTATCCAAGTACCACATTGTTTCAAAACTTCTGGCATTGCTGCTTCTTGACAGCCTGGATTCAGGAGAAAAATTTAGTGTCATACTTACTCTTGGTCATTGTACAGAGGATTGTG AGGAAAATCagtatgacttttttaaaaacaatggccTTCCACTCATGATACAAGCCTTAACTGAATCTCAGAGTGAGGAACTAAACAAAGCTGCCACTTTCGTGCTTCACAACTGCAAAAAAATTA CTGAGAAGTTATCTCTAAGTCTAGGAGAATATTCTTTTGATAAAAATGAAGAGCATTTAAAGGACATAAATATGAAAGAGAAGAATCTTGAAGATTActggaagaaagcaaaggaaatttTACACAGAATAGAAGAACttgaaacagaaggaaatgag gaaaatataaaagGAGAGAATTATAAGAATAATGTTTCATCTGTGAACATAAATATTCAAGATACACTGAAACACCTCCATGCAGATAGCAGCGGTGGTGTTCCCAAAGCAGAGGATAAAGATAAAAGCCAGGCTAGAAAGCTACATGGTTCTAAGTCCCATAAAGTCATGTCTAAAGCATGTACAAATGATGATCAAGTGAAGATGGTGTTACGGAGTGCAAATCCAGTTAATGCTTGTTATAGGGAGAGTGGGAAAAATAAGACTTTATGTACAGCCAATTCAAGCTGCAAACAAAACCTATGTGAAGAAACAACTTCTGAAAAAAAGAACTTTGTTTCTCAGTCAAG AGACCATATTTTTAAACACCCAACTCCTATTGCCCAAAACACAAAGCAACACTTACCAGTAACAG atCCATTTACATTATGTTCAGATATAATAAATAAAGAAGTCATCAGTTTTCTAGAAACAGACAGTTGTTCCAAAATGTTGAGGTATAGATGCTCag AAATTCTGCTGACCCCACGTAGAAGACGTCAACTCAGTAGTGAATCTACTACCCCTGGAAGAATAA
- the TERB1 gene encoding telomere repeats-binding bouquet formation protein 1 isoform X5, protein MSGELENPGLRGKGPRDHLCSSKGVSSSYLEVKTDLNLLLECLKYQMDNAFSQKEALVTIHSICQQNSNAGLYFREIGGLMFVKNLAKSSEHSMVKEAALYTLGAVAEQNVYCQQTLCTSELFEDLTWFLSNSDSNTNLKRMSVYVILVLVSNNRTGQTLVRETGCISVLLQLFKTVLSKYELNLSDESAFQSYQLWSSVCSTLCVCVNNPQNDENQMLCCSLFTHANDWLINCMKAEIIRPICSFIGLTLANNTYVQKYFISVGGLDVLSQVLVQLESDSHKTPFSAKLAVVVTKTVDACIADNPTFGVVLSKYHIVSKLLALLLLDSLDSGEKFSVILTLGHCTEDCEENQYDFFKNNGLPLMIQALTESQSEELNKAATFVLHNCKKITEKLSLSLGEYSFDKNEEHLKDINMKEKNLEDYWKKAKEILHRIEELETEGNEENIKGENYKNNVSSVNINIQDTLKHLHADSSGGVPKAEDKDKSQARKLHGSKSHKVMSKACTNDDQVKMVLRSANPVNACYRESGKNKTLCTANSSCKQNLCEETTSEKKNFVSQSRDHIFKHPTPIAQNTKQHLPVTDPFTLCSDIINKEVISFLETDSCSKMLRYRCSGCIAVGKSLNSRNFSKLLHCCPYQCDRHKVIVEAEDRYKSELRKSLICNKKILLTPRRRRQLSSESTTPGRIIMEPFGKTVAVRQRKEEFVKTLPKKK, encoded by the exons ATGTCTGGG GAGTTGGAGAACCCTGGACTAAGAGGGAAAGGCCCGAGGGACCACCTATGCTCTTCAAAAGGAGTTTCCTCCAGCTATTTAG AAGTGAAGACTGACCTGAACTTATTATTGGAGTGTCTGAAGTATCAAATGGACAATGCTTTTTCACAAAAGGAAGCTTTGGTTACTATTCATTCAATTTGCCAACAAAACA GTAATGCAGGTCTTTATTTTCGGGAAATTGGTGGTTTGATGTTTGTGAAAAATCTTGCAAAGTCAAGTGAACATAGTATGGTAAAAGAAGCAGCCTTATATACATTAGGAGCTGTTGCAGAGCAAAATG TTTACTGTCAGCAGACTTTGTGTACTTCAGAATTGTTTGAAGACTTAACTTGGTTCTTATCTAACAGTGATTCAAACacaaatttgaaaagaatgtCTGTTTATGTTATTTTGGTTCTGGTTTCAAATAACA GGACTGGACAGACACTTGTGAGAGAAACAGGTTGTATTTCAGTTCTATTACAGTTGTTCAA GACTGTTCTTTCAAAATATGAGTTGAATTTGTCAGATGAAAGTGCTTTTCAGAGTTATCAGTTATGGTCTTCAGTGTGTAGtactctgtgtgtctgtgtcaacAATCCTCAAAATG ATGAAAATCAAATGCTTTGCTGCTCACTTTTTACACATGCTAATGACTGGCTGATAAATTGCATGAAAGCTGAGATAATTCGCCCTATTTGCTCATTTATTGGACTCACTCTTGCAAATAACA CTTATGTTCAGAAATACTTTATATCTGTGGGTGGACTGGATGTATTGTCTCAAGTTCTTGTGCAGCTGGAATCTGATTCACACAAGACTCCTTTCAGTGCTAAACTTGCAGTGGTGGTGACAAAGACAGTGGATGCATGCATTGCTGATAATC cTACTTTTGGTGTTGTATTATCCAAGTACCACATTGTTTCAAAACTTCTGGCATTGCTGCTTCTTGACAGCCTGGATTCAGGAGAAAAATTTAGTGTCATACTTACTCTTGGTCATTGTACAGAGGATTGTG AGGAAAATCagtatgacttttttaaaaacaatggccTTCCACTCATGATACAAGCCTTAACTGAATCTCAGAGTGAGGAACTAAACAAAGCTGCCACTTTCGTGCTTCACAACTGCAAAAAAATTA CTGAGAAGTTATCTCTAAGTCTAGGAGAATATTCTTTTGATAAAAATGAAGAGCATTTAAAGGACATAAATATGAAAGAGAAGAATCTTGAAGATTActggaagaaagcaaaggaaatttTACACAGAATAGAAGAACttgaaacagaaggaaatgag gaaaatataaaagGAGAGAATTATAAGAATAATGTTTCATCTGTGAACATAAATATTCAAGATACACTGAAACACCTCCATGCAGATAGCAGCGGTGGTGTTCCCAAAGCAGAGGATAAAGATAAAAGCCAGGCTAGAAAGCTACATGGTTCTAAGTCCCATAAAGTCATGTCTAAAGCATGTACAAATGATGATCAAGTGAAGATGGTGTTACGGAGTGCAAATCCAGTTAATGCTTGTTATAGGGAGAGTGGGAAAAATAAGACTTTATGTACAGCCAATTCAAGCTGCAAACAAAACCTATGTGAAGAAACAACTTCTGAAAAAAAGAACTTTGTTTCTCAGTCAAG AGACCATATTTTTAAACACCCAACTCCTATTGCCCAAAACACAAAGCAACACTTACCAGTAACAG atCCATTTACATTATGTTCAGATATAATAAATAAAGAAGTCATCAGTTTTCTAGAAACAGACAGTTGTTCCAAAATGTTGAGGTATAGATGCTCag gttGCATAGCAGTAGGAAAATCCCTGAATAGTCGAAATTTTAGCAAGCTCTTGCACTGTTGCCCATACCAATGTGATCGTCACAAAGTCATTGTGGAAGCTGAAGACAGATATAAAAGTGAACTAAGGAAATCACTTATCTGTAACAAAA AAATTCTGCTGACCCCACGTAGAAGACGTCAACTCAGTAGTGAATCTACTACCCCTGGAAGAATAA